From Sporosarcina sp. Te-1, the proteins below share one genomic window:
- a CDS encoding DUF2512 family protein, whose product MNEESHVNHGLAIMIKAPMTFLVLWIVLSAIYNVSFVHSTIIGVILILVSYVAGDMMILPKMGNMAATTGDLVIGFLVIWGGLLLFGYGNSFGEALLTGVIITMGEYFFHSWLLNTQYTNMHV is encoded by the coding sequence GTGAATGAAGAGTCTCACGTGAATCATGGGTTGGCGATTATGATTAAAGCTCCCATGACTTTTCTTGTCCTCTGGATCGTCTTATCAGCGATTTACAATGTCTCGTTTGTGCATTCAACAATTATTGGCGTTATTCTGATACTGGTTTCCTATGTCGCAGGCGATATGATGATTCTGCCCAAAATGGGCAACATGGCAGCAACCACCGGAGATCTTGTCATTGGGTTTCTAGTTATTTGGGGAGGGTTACTTCTCTTTGGCTATGGTAACTCTTTTGGAGAAGCTCTACTCACAGGAGTTATTATTACAATGGGAGAGTATTTTTTCCATTCCTGGTTGCTGAATACACAGTATACAAACATGCATGTGTAA
- a CDS encoding DMT family transporter, translated as MSKKLAYVAVLIGAILWGTTGTAQTFMPSTIAPLTIASTRLAVGGFTLLLALLLMKKISVRGWPWKLTIIAGLAMALFQFCFFSSVRLTGVAIGTVVAIGSAPIFSGILEWVLLKKKPTKNWMIATVLSIVGCILLFSDKEGMVVNPLGVVLSLGAGLMFAVYTLFNKKMLKQVDAVPAVAITFSISAAVLLPFLFTSSKEGILTVPGIVGTLYLGIAATSIAYIIFSFGLQRISSSSAVTLSLAEPLTAAVLSFFVVGERLAFVSWIGVALLLGGIVVLTFGGSKEEKEMEMKAEIGM; from the coding sequence ATGTCGAAGAAGCTTGCTTATGTAGCAGTTTTGATCGGAGCCATTTTGTGGGGCACGACGGGGACGGCGCAGACCTTTATGCCGAGTACAATTGCGCCGCTGACCATTGCATCCACTCGCCTGGCGGTTGGAGGATTTACGCTGTTGCTCGCTTTGTTGCTGATGAAGAAGATCAGTGTCCGCGGATGGCCCTGGAAGTTGACTATTATTGCAGGTTTGGCCATGGCGCTGTTCCAGTTTTGCTTCTTTTCGTCTGTCCGTCTGACCGGCGTGGCGATTGGGACTGTGGTTGCCATTGGAAGTGCCCCTATCTTTTCGGGAATATTAGAATGGGTTTTATTAAAAAAGAAGCCCACCAAAAACTGGATGATCGCAACAGTCTTATCGATTGTCGGCTGTATCTTACTGTTTTCCGACAAAGAGGGGATGGTCGTCAATCCACTCGGTGTAGTTCTATCTCTTGGAGCCGGGCTCATGTTTGCGGTATATACGCTATTTAATAAAAAAATGTTGAAACAAGTCGATGCAGTTCCTGCTGTTGCTATTACGTTTTCCATTAGTGCTGCCGTATTGCTTCCATTCCTTTTTACCTCTAGCAAGGAGGGAATTCTAACGGTTCCAGGCATTGTCGGCACGCTTTACCTCGGAATCGCCGCCACATCCATTGCTTATATAATCTTCTCGTTTGGTTTGCAGCGGATTTCCTCTTCTTCGGCTGTCACCTTATCTTTGGCCGAGCCCCTTACGGCTGCGGTTCTCAGCTTTTTTGTCGTCGGGGAAAGGCTTGCGTTTGTCTCGTGGATTGGTGTTGCCCTGTTGCTCGGCGGAATAGTTGTATTGACATTCGGGGGAAGTAAAGAGGAAAAAGAAATGGAGATGAAAGCGGAAATAGGGATGTAA
- a CDS encoding aconitate hydratase: MPLNITQKLIQSHLVSGEMEPGSEIGLKIDQTLTQDATGTMVMLELEAMGVKRAQTEASAQYVDHNVIQVDNKNADDHLFLQSATRRFGLYYSQPGNGVSHPVHMQRLAKPGKTLLGSDSHTCANGCMGMLAMGAGGLDVALAIAGEPVYIKMPKVWGVKLTGELPDWVSAKDVILEMLRRFDVKGGVGKIIEYYGPGLKSLSAMDRHVIANMGAELGATTSVFPSDEEVRHFLKQQGREEDWIELVADEGATYDLYEEINLSELEPLIAKPSSPGNVVPVSEVAGTPIYQSYVGSSANPGFRDFAVVAQIVDGKKIKEGISFDINPTSRQLLTDLVKEGYIASLLQAGARLHQAGCNGCIGMGQAPATGRNSLRTTPRNFRGRSGTLEDSVFLCSPETAAASALTGVLTDPRTLDLPYPKVSDPEHPTIDTKLLAEPLSFEEAQKVELYKGPNIALIPEMDELHDSMELPILLKMGDNISTDEILAGGARVLPYRSNLPEISKFAFEIIDRTYYARAMASTATGGHAIVGGSNYGQGSSREHAALAPRYLGLRVALAKDFARIHWQNLVNFGILPLTFVNPEDYDSLEQGDVLQLTNLREAMRTVNEFSISVKGKDKQILVQHTLSERQIEVMLAGGMINWAKGKQAQMQ, translated from the coding sequence TTGCCGCTGAATATTACACAAAAATTGATTCAGTCCCATTTAGTATCGGGCGAGATGGAACCCGGTTCAGAAATTGGCTTAAAGATTGATCAGACGCTGACACAGGATGCTACTGGAACAATGGTCATGCTGGAGTTGGAGGCGATGGGCGTCAAGCGGGCACAGACCGAGGCATCCGCGCAGTATGTGGATCACAACGTCATACAAGTCGACAACAAAAATGCGGATGACCACCTTTTCTTGCAAAGTGCCACCCGACGTTTCGGCCTTTATTATAGCCAGCCGGGGAATGGAGTGAGCCACCCGGTCCATATGCAACGGCTCGCGAAACCGGGCAAGACATTGCTTGGGTCCGATAGTCATACTTGTGCGAATGGTTGTATGGGGATGCTGGCCATGGGAGCGGGCGGTCTAGATGTAGCGCTTGCGATTGCGGGTGAGCCGGTTTATATCAAGATGCCGAAAGTGTGGGGCGTCAAATTGACGGGTGAGTTGCCAGATTGGGTCAGTGCCAAGGATGTCATCCTAGAGATGCTGCGCCGTTTTGATGTTAAAGGCGGAGTTGGAAAAATCATTGAATACTACGGGCCGGGCTTGAAGAGCCTTAGTGCGATGGACCGGCATGTCATTGCGAATATGGGGGCGGAATTAGGCGCAACGACAAGTGTCTTCCCATCTGACGAGGAAGTGCGTCATTTCTTAAAACAGCAAGGGCGTGAAGAAGATTGGATAGAACTCGTGGCGGATGAGGGGGCCACTTATGATTTGTATGAGGAAATTAACCTGTCCGAATTGGAGCCACTCATTGCCAAACCATCCAGTCCGGGTAATGTAGTTCCGGTGTCTGAAGTGGCAGGAACGCCGATTTATCAATCATATGTCGGATCGTCCGCAAATCCGGGTTTTCGGGATTTTGCAGTAGTCGCCCAAATCGTGGATGGCAAAAAGATCAAAGAAGGGATTTCATTTGACATCAATCCGACCTCCCGGCAGTTGTTGACAGACCTTGTGAAGGAAGGGTATATTGCCAGTCTTCTTCAGGCGGGAGCCCGTTTGCATCAAGCTGGGTGCAACGGATGTATCGGCATGGGGCAAGCGCCTGCGACAGGCCGAAACAGCTTACGGACAACACCGCGAAATTTCCGAGGCCGGTCCGGTACACTTGAGGACAGTGTCTTCCTTTGCAGCCCGGAAACAGCAGCCGCGTCTGCTTTAACAGGTGTCCTCACGGATCCGAGAACGCTGGACCTGCCGTATCCAAAAGTGTCTGATCCTGAACATCCGACGATTGATACGAAACTGCTTGCGGAGCCATTGTCATTTGAGGAAGCGCAAAAGGTTGAATTGTATAAGGGGCCGAATATCGCGTTGATTCCAGAAATGGATGAACTCCATGACTCAATGGAATTGCCAATTCTATTGAAAATGGGGGATAACATTTCCACAGACGAGATTTTAGCGGGCGGTGCCCGTGTGCTTCCTTATCGAAGCAATTTGCCGGAAATCAGCAAATTCGCATTTGAAATCATAGATCGCACCTATTACGCTCGTGCGATGGCCAGCACAGCTACCGGCGGGCATGCGATAGTCGGCGGAAGCAACTATGGTCAAGGGTCCAGTCGTGAACATGCAGCACTCGCACCGAGGTACTTAGGCTTGCGCGTTGCTTTGGCGAAAGATTTTGCCCGCATTCATTGGCAAAACCTTGTCAATTTCGGCATTCTTCCACTGACATTTGTAAATCCGGAAGATTACGATTCCTTGGAACAAGGGGATGTGCTTCAACTGACCAACCTGCGGGAAGCGATGCGGACTGTCAATGAATTTAGTATTTCGGTTAAAGGGAAAGATAAACAAATTCTTGTTCAGCATACGCTGTCAGAACGTCAAATCGAGGTGATGCTCGCCGGCGGCATGATCAACTGGGCAAAAGGGAAGCAAGCGCAAATGCAATAA
- the metG gene encoding methionine--tRNA ligase has translation MSIFIGGAWPYANGSLHLGHIAALLPGDILARYYRLKGEKVLYVSGSDCNGTPISIRANAEGVSVQEIADRYHAEFADCFLKLGFTYDLYTRTDGAFHHQVVQDVFLTLLDNGYLFKNEVEQAYCETDERFLPDRFVEGTCPNCGSRARGDQCDVCGSILDPLDLIDPTCKLCGNTPVVRKTEHFYFKLSAFQELLASYVAEAKQAGRWRENAIHQSERYLQEGLHDRAASRDLPNGVNIPVAGYEDKKVYVWIEAVTGYLSASHEWAEQCGLSDTDFWNGETVSYYVHGKDNIPFHTIIWPAILAGIGKADAIPTHIVSNEYLTLEKQKLSTSRNWAVWVPDVLERYHPDSLRYFLTANAPENRDADFSWREFIYSHNSELLGAYGNFVNRTLKFVEKSYDGIVPNAEIHPSIQHAITDLYPAVGSLIERGNCKEALEAIFHFVRQANKYFDDQQPWKQVKEDPEACDRTMATCVYIIANLTQLLSPFLPFASEAVKQMLNLPSFIWNETNPKVGKLQSISPLFERIPVERIEEEVLKLQQNAR, from the coding sequence ATGAGTATTTTTATCGGAGGGGCTTGGCCGTATGCGAATGGGTCATTGCATTTGGGCCATATCGCGGCGCTTTTGCCGGGGGATATTTTAGCAAGATATTACCGTTTGAAGGGGGAAAAGGTTTTGTATGTGTCAGGCAGTGATTGCAATGGCACGCCCATTTCCATTCGCGCTAATGCGGAAGGGGTGTCGGTGCAGGAAATTGCGGACCGGTATCATGCGGAATTTGCCGATTGCTTTTTGAAGCTTGGGTTTACATATGATCTCTATACCCGGACAGATGGGGCATTTCATCATCAAGTCGTCCAAGATGTATTTCTTACGCTACTGGACAATGGCTATTTATTCAAAAATGAAGTCGAGCAAGCATATTGTGAGACGGACGAGCGATTTCTCCCCGATCGTTTTGTGGAAGGCACTTGTCCGAATTGCGGCAGCCGGGCGCGCGGTGATCAGTGTGATGTATGCGGATCGATATTGGACCCGCTCGATTTGATCGACCCGACGTGCAAGCTTTGTGGCAATACACCCGTTGTTCGCAAGACGGAGCATTTTTATTTCAAATTAAGTGCTTTTCAAGAGCTTCTGGCCTCCTACGTAGCAGAGGCAAAACAAGCCGGGAGATGGCGCGAGAATGCCATTCACCAGTCTGAGCGTTATTTACAGGAAGGTCTCCATGATCGGGCAGCCTCGAGAGATTTGCCGAACGGAGTGAACATCCCTGTTGCCGGCTATGAAGACAAGAAGGTGTACGTTTGGATCGAAGCGGTCACGGGCTATCTGTCGGCCAGCCACGAATGGGCTGAACAATGCGGCTTGTCGGATACCGATTTTTGGAACGGCGAGACAGTTTCCTATTACGTGCACGGCAAAGACAATATCCCCTTCCATACGATCATCTGGCCTGCCATCCTAGCCGGGATCGGAAAAGCGGACGCCATTCCGACTCATATTGTCTCAAACGAATATTTGACGCTGGAGAAACAGAAATTGTCGACGAGCCGGAACTGGGCCGTCTGGGTGCCTGATGTGCTCGAGCGGTATCATCCCGATTCGCTCCGCTATTTTCTGACGGCTAATGCTCCCGAAAACCGGGATGCTGATTTTTCGTGGCGTGAATTTATCTACAGCCATAACTCCGAGTTGCTTGGCGCGTACGGAAATTTTGTGAATCGAACCTTGAAGTTTGTTGAAAAATCGTATGACGGCATCGTGCCTAACGCGGAAATCCATCCTTCGATCCAGCATGCCATTACCGACCTTTATCCAGCCGTCGGATCGCTTATTGAAAGAGGAAATTGCAAGGAGGCACTGGAGGCGATATTCCATTTCGTGCGCCAGGCGAATAAATATTTCGATGACCAACAGCCATGGAAACAAGTGAAGGAAGACCCGGAAGCATGTGATCGGACCATGGCGACTTGCGTTTATATTATCGCGAACCTGACTCAGTTGCTCTCTCCTTTCCTGCCTTTCGCAAGCGAAGCAGTGAAACAGATGCTGAATCTGCCTTCATTCATTTGGAACGAGACCAATCCCAAGGTCGGAAAATTGCAATCTATTTCGCCGCTATTTGAACGCATTCCGGTCGAGAGAATTGAGGAAGAAGTGCTAAAGCTACAGCAGAATGCCCGTTGA
- a CDS encoding excisionase family DNA-binding protein: MYMTIEQTAEYIGMPAEQVRQYVLAGRIRAVHDGEQFLVNQDQFTLYFSQLETAKRLIVEYWNEPIPPDRDIKDED, translated from the coding sequence ATGTATATGACAATAGAGCAGACCGCCGAATATATCGGCATGCCGGCAGAGCAAGTCCGGCAATACGTATTGGCCGGCAGAATCCGGGCCGTTCACGACGGGGAACAGTTTTTAGTGAATCAAGATCAATTCACGTTGTATTTTTCTCAACTAGAAACGGCCAAACGGTTAATTGTGGAGTATTGGAATGAACCGATCCCGCCAGACCGGGATATCAAAGATGAAGACTGA
- a CDS encoding CPBP family intramembrane glutamic endopeptidase, with product MFKNKKGQVRAGWFIVPAFIAMVVAQQIFALPGLLLLIFIETPQLAGTSQVHVLEMLDNHPWFFLAMQGGGILGSILITYIFWRFINKGTWKTLGFKSSIPDFLYGLFLGAVSICIIFIILLSSGNVTLLNSWGSPEFSTYTVSFLILFILVGFSEEIFFRGYVMSTMASRNHPKWAIYVVSAVIFSIAHGMNPNVSLLGLLNILMVGLLFAYMFDATKSLWLPIGYHMTWNYFQGNVFGFAVSGTTPHGIYNVSVDAGNEWLTGGAFGLEGGLLATLLIILGFFATRLYVQWKQ from the coding sequence TTGTTTAAGAACAAAAAAGGACAGGTGCGGGCGGGTTGGTTCATTGTACCGGCATTTATTGCAATGGTAGTCGCACAACAAATTTTCGCCTTACCCGGACTACTCTTGCTGATTTTTATCGAAACGCCCCAACTTGCAGGGACGTCTCAAGTACATGTGCTGGAAATGCTCGATAACCATCCATGGTTTTTTCTTGCGATGCAAGGCGGCGGCATTCTTGGAAGCATTCTGATTACCTATATTTTTTGGCGTTTTATTAATAAAGGGACTTGGAAAACACTTGGGTTCAAGTCTTCCATCCCAGATTTTTTATATGGTCTTTTTCTCGGTGCTGTTTCCATCTGCATCATTTTCATTATCTTACTGTCATCTGGAAACGTTACCTTGCTGAATTCATGGGGGAGTCCGGAATTTTCCACCTATACGGTTTCTTTTCTCATTCTCTTTATCTTAGTTGGCTTTTCAGAAGAGATATTTTTCCGGGGCTATGTCATGTCAACGATGGCCAGCCGCAATCATCCCAAGTGGGCAATTTACGTTGTTTCTGCCGTGATCTTCAGCATTGCGCACGGAATGAACCCGAATGTCAGTCTGCTGGGGCTGCTGAACATTTTGATGGTTGGCTTGCTTTTCGCCTACATGTTCGATGCGACGAAAAGTTTGTGGCTTCCGATCGGCTATCATATGACATGGAACTACTTTCAAGGAAATGTGTTCGGATTTGCCGTGAGCGGCACAACTCCGCACGGTATCTACAATGTATCCGTGGATGCGGGAAATGAATGGTTAACCGGGGGCGCATTCGGGCTAGAAGGCGGCTTGCTTGCGACGCTGCTGATCATTCTCGGCTTTTTCGCCACACGTCTCTACGTACAATGGAAACAATAA
- a CDS encoding QueT transporter family protein codes for MKVKTMATSGIIAALYVAVTFLIAPFGFTNIQFRLSEMFNHLVVFNKKYMIGVVLGVFVSNLLFSELGPIDLVFGVGQSVIALSITILSAKFIQGLYKRMVFNTLVFTFTMFLIALELNIALGFPFWITWGFVAVGEFAVMAVGIPIMKALNDRLRLDKLI; via the coding sequence ATGAAAGTAAAAACAATGGCAACGAGCGGGATTATCGCTGCGTTGTATGTTGCTGTGACGTTTTTGATCGCCCCGTTCGGCTTCACGAACATCCAGTTCCGTTTGTCTGAGATGTTCAATCATCTCGTCGTCTTTAACAAAAAGTATATGATCGGGGTTGTGCTCGGGGTATTTGTCTCCAATCTACTCTTCTCCGAATTAGGTCCGATTGATTTAGTGTTCGGCGTTGGGCAATCCGTAATTGCCTTATCCATCACCATTCTATCGGCAAAATTCATTCAGGGACTATACAAGAGGATGGTATTCAACACCCTTGTGTTCACGTTCACCATGTTCCTCATTGCATTGGAATTGAATATCGCACTTGGTTTTCCATTTTGGATTACTTGGGGATTCGTCGCAGTCGGCGAGTTCGCTGTCATGGCGGTAGGCATTCCTATTATGAAGGCTTTGAATGACCGATTACGGCTGGATAAGCTCATATAA
- a CDS encoding DMT family transporter codes for MSQRIAFIIVLLGAMLWGTTGTAQTFMPQTVHPLAVGASRLAVGGFSLLILMVGMRKINFHTWPWKATLLAALAMAIFQYCFFTSIRLTGIAIGTVVAIGSAPMFSGIVEWLFLKRRPTKVWLMATSLAIIGCILLFSNKEGMVVNPIGVTLSLCAGLLFAFYTLFNKSVLERADAIPSVAVIFSVSAVMLMPFLFLFETEGLLSASGISTVLYLGLATTSVAYILFSTGLRHIPSSSAVTLSLGEPLTAAILSVLVVGERLDVVSWSGVVLLVGGILVLTISGRRKEKVTENMI; via the coding sequence ATGTCACAACGGATTGCGTTTATCATCGTCTTGCTCGGCGCTATGTTATGGGGGACGACCGGCACGGCGCAGACCTTTATGCCGCAGACGGTCCATCCTTTGGCGGTGGGAGCTTCCAGGCTTGCGGTAGGCGGCTTTTCATTGCTCATTCTAATGGTGGGCATGAGGAAAATTAATTTCCATACATGGCCCTGGAAGGCGACATTGCTCGCCGCGCTGGCCATGGCCATTTTTCAATATTGCTTTTTCACGTCCATCCGGTTGACGGGCATTGCCATCGGGACTGTTGTTGCGATCGGAAGTGCCCCGATGTTTTCAGGAATCGTCGAATGGCTCTTCTTGAAGCGGCGTCCGACGAAGGTTTGGTTGATGGCCACGTCTTTAGCGATTATCGGTTGTATTCTTTTATTTTCAAATAAAGAAGGGATGGTCGTCAATCCGATTGGTGTTACGCTCTCCCTGTGCGCCGGGCTGCTTTTCGCTTTTTACACCTTATTTAATAAAAGTGTGTTGGAGCGGGCAGACGCTATCCCCTCGGTCGCTGTTATTTTCTCGGTGAGCGCCGTCATGCTTATGCCGTTTTTATTTCTTTTCGAAACGGAAGGGCTGCTTTCGGCATCAGGCATTTCAACGGTTCTCTATCTTGGACTGGCGACAACGAGTGTGGCATATATTTTATTTTCCACCGGGTTACGGCACATTCCCTCGTCATCGGCTGTCACGCTTTCCTTAGGCGAGCCGCTGACTGCGGCTATTTTAAGTGTGCTCGTCGTCGGCGAACGTTTGGATGTCGTGTCTTGGAGCGGCGTCGTATTGTTGGTCGGAGGTATTCTCGTCTTGACTATAAGTGGCAGAAGAAAAGAGAAGGTTACGGAAAATATGATATAA
- a CDS encoding BCCT family transporter yields the protein MKKISNVFYITIGLIILAVGYGVLASDSFETVTTNIKSFVSSSFGWYYMMLLSVLLVLSIFFIFSPFGKIRLGKDEDRPQFSTATWIAMLFSAGMGIGLVFYGAAEPLSHYAVSPATAEPNTDAAFKESLRQSFFHWGLHVWAMYGVVALSLAFFQFRKNEPGLISATLKPIFGKKMEGPWGILVDVLAVFATAFGVATSLGFGAVQINAGLNYLFGVTIGIKVQFIIIAIVTVLFIMSAWSGLSKGIKYLSNANLILALVLLAFVVILGPTLLIFNMFTDSIGGYLANLVQMSFRTAPLNAANREWLDSWTIFYWAWWISWAPFVSMFIARVSKGRTIREFMVGVLLAPTLLSAFWFTAFGTTAINIQREGIADLAKESTELVIFEMFHNMPWSFLISIIAVLLIASFFITSADSATFVLGMQSTYGSLTPPNNIKITWGVIQSAIALILLSVNGLNALQNTIIIAALPFSFIMLLMIVSLIKALKKEMKGIQRKKRL from the coding sequence ATGAAAAAAATATCAAATGTCTTTTATATAACGATCGGGTTGATCATTTTAGCTGTCGGTTACGGCGTCTTAGCTTCCGATAGCTTTGAAACGGTCACTACGAACATCAAGAGCTTTGTCTCTTCCTCATTCGGCTGGTATTACATGATGCTGTTATCAGTACTGCTCGTTCTGAGCATCTTCTTCATCTTCAGTCCTTTCGGCAAAATCAGATTGGGCAAGGACGAAGATCGGCCGCAATTCTCAACTGCGACTTGGATTGCCATGCTGTTCTCTGCTGGTATGGGAATCGGATTGGTTTTTTACGGGGCCGCTGAACCATTGTCTCATTACGCTGTTAGTCCGGCGACTGCTGAACCAAATACAGATGCCGCTTTTAAGGAATCATTGCGCCAATCGTTTTTCCATTGGGGTCTCCATGTGTGGGCCATGTATGGAGTTGTGGCGCTGTCGTTAGCCTTCTTCCAGTTCCGCAAAAACGAACCGGGATTAATTTCAGCAACATTGAAGCCGATCTTCGGCAAAAAGATGGAAGGTCCTTGGGGAATTCTCGTCGATGTCCTCGCCGTCTTCGCAACCGCTTTTGGTGTCGCCACCTCTCTCGGCTTCGGTGCTGTTCAAATTAATGCAGGGCTGAACTATCTGTTCGGGGTGACCATCGGAATTAAAGTGCAATTTATCATCATTGCCATTGTAACCGTCCTCTTCATCATGTCAGCTTGGTCGGGGCTCAGCAAAGGTATCAAATATCTTTCGAACGCGAACCTGATCCTCGCCTTGGTTCTTTTAGCGTTCGTCGTCATACTGGGGCCGACCCTTCTTATCTTCAATATGTTCACCGATTCGATCGGCGGCTATTTGGCGAATTTAGTTCAAATGAGCTTCCGAACGGCACCATTGAATGCAGCGAATCGGGAATGGCTAGATAGTTGGACGATCTTTTACTGGGCTTGGTGGATTTCATGGGCTCCGTTTGTCAGCATGTTCATCGCTCGTGTATCCAAAGGAAGAACCATCCGGGAATTCATGGTCGGCGTACTCTTGGCACCTACGCTGCTGAGCGCCTTCTGGTTCACCGCTTTCGGGACGACCGCGATCAATATCCAACGGGAAGGGATTGCAGATTTGGCAAAGGAATCAACAGAATTGGTTATCTTTGAAATGTTCCACAACATGCCATGGTCCTTCCTAATCTCCATCATTGCCGTATTGTTGATTGCTTCCTTTTTCATTACATCTGCCGATTCAGCCACATTTGTTCTCGGAATGCAGTCCACTTACGGTTCGCTAACACCACCGAATAATATTAAAATCACTTGGGGTGTCATCCAATCCGCCATTGCGCTGATCTTGCTGTCTGTCAATGGTTTGAACGCCTTGCAAAACACCATTATCATTGCAGCCTTGCCGTTCTCCTTTATTATGCTCC
- a CDS encoding SRPBCC domain-containing protein, protein MNDIRKEIVIKALIEEVWKFVGTADGLAAWFMPNDMEPVEGESFELQAGPWGKSSCRVTRVQKPYALAFDWGKDWNLSFILEGQGNQTGLTLIHGGWHAGGETEFGEPHDVVQPRMDGGWTGLVQKLKQVAEAKK, encoded by the coding sequence ATGAATGATATTCGTAAAGAAATTGTAATTAAAGCATTGATCGAGGAGGTTTGGAAATTTGTCGGGACAGCGGACGGGCTTGCTGCGTGGTTCATGCCAAATGACATGGAACCGGTGGAGGGCGAGTCCTTTGAGCTGCAGGCAGGACCGTGGGGAAAGTCGTCTTGCCGGGTGACTCGAGTGCAGAAGCCATACGCTTTAGCCTTTGATTGGGGCAAGGATTGGAATCTTTCTTTTATATTGGAGGGTCAGGGTAACCAAACCGGGTTGACCCTTATCCACGGTGGCTGGCATGCAGGCGGGGAGACGGAGTTTGGCGAGCCGCATGATGTGGTGCAACCGAGAATGGATGGAGGTTGGACAGGGCTTGTCCAGAAGTTGAAGCAAGTGGCGGAAGCGAAGAAGTAA
- a CDS encoding GNAT family N-acetyltransferase: protein MITLRKITLENRRAIFNLEVAEEQRRFVASNLSSMASCYVLATNGGHPFPFAIYADEQPVGFVMITYGITGYEIPSIADDSYCILRLMIDEHHQNRGYGREAMIKALEFIHTFPAGPAKYCWISYGAENSAAKKLYESLGFRENGEICNNEPITVLEL, encoded by the coding sequence ATGATTACACTCAGAAAAATTACTTTAGAAAACCGCCGTGCTATATTTAACCTCGAAGTTGCGGAAGAACAACGCCGCTTCGTTGCATCCAATCTGTCAAGCATGGCTTCGTGTTATGTCTTGGCAACCAATGGAGGCCATCCTTTTCCGTTTGCCATTTATGCGGACGAACAGCCGGTCGGTTTTGTTATGATCACTTACGGGATCACCGGATATGAAATTCCGTCAATTGCGGATGACAGCTATTGCATCTTGCGATTGATGATTGACGAGCATCACCAGAACCGAGGCTACGGTCGGGAAGCTATGATAAAAGCCTTGGAATTTATACACACTTTTCCTGCAGGGCCTGCAAAGTACTGCTGGATTTCATATGGAGCCGAGAACTCTGCCGCCAAAAAGCTATATGAAAGCCTTGGTTTTCGTGAAAACGGTGAAATCTGCAACAATGAGCCAATAACTGTGTTGGAACTCTGA